A single genomic interval of Cucumis sativus cultivar 9930 chromosome 5, Cucumber_9930_V3, whole genome shotgun sequence harbors:
- the LOC101219599 gene encoding endoglucanase 8 has translation MNQCALHVLSFSTPSQHSNMASPFSSLLPPAILFLLLLSPPATAQHDYHDALRKCILFFEGQRSGRLPPDQRLKWRRDSAIHDGATVGRDLSGGYYDAGDNIKFGFPMAFTTTLLSWSIIDFGRNMGPELGNALKAVKWGTDYLLKATAVPGVVFVQVGDPFSDHNCWERPEDMDTLRTVYKIDRSHPGSDVAGETAAALAAASIVFRSRDPSYSRLLLNRAVSVFEFADRHRGAYSGSLRKAVCPFYCDVNGYQDELLWGAAWLHKASRRREYREYIFRNEVVLRAGDTINEFGWDNKHAGINVLISKEVLMGRAEYFSSFRQNADEFICSILPGISHPQVQYSPGGLIFKAGGSNMQHVTSLSFLLLTYSNYLSHANRNVPCGSFSASPSMLRQLAKRQVDYILGDNPLRMSYMVGYGARYPLRIHHRASSLPSLRAHPARIGCKAGSRYFLSPNPNPNVLVGAVVGGPNVTDAFPDSRPFFQESEPTTYINAPLVGLLAYFSAHR, from the exons ATGAACCAATGTGCTTTGCATGTGCTGAGCTTCTCTACTCCCTCTCAACACTCAAATATGGCCTCCCCATTCTCTTCATTGCTTCCGCCTGCCATTCTCTTCCTCCTCCTACTCTCTCCTCCGGCCACCGCTCAACACGACTACCACGACGCCCTTCGCAAATGCATTCTCTTCTTCGAAGGCCAGCGCTCCGGTAGACTCCCCCCTGATCAACGTCTCAAATGGCGCCGCGACTCCGCCATTCATGACGGCGCCACTGTCGGC AGAGATTTGAGCGGCGGGTACTACGATGCCGGAGACAACATAAAGTTCGGGTTTCCGATGGCATTCACAACGACCCTGCTTTCGTGGAGCATTATCGACTTCGGCCGGAATATGGGACCGGAACTTGGGAATGCACTAAAGGCGGTGAAATGGGGGACGGACTATTTACTAAAGGCAACGGCAGTTCCCGGGGTGGTATTCGTCCAAGTGGGCGATCCTTTCTCCGATCACAACTGCTGGGAAAGACCCGAGGACATGGATACACTTCGTACTGTTTACAAAATCGATAGGTCCCACCCTGGGTCTGACGTGGCTGGAGAAACCGCCGCTGCCTTAGCCGCTGCTTCCATTGTCTTCAGATCACGTGACCCTTCTTATTCCAGATTGCTCCTCAATCGAGCCGTTTCG GTATTTGAGTTCGCTGACAGACACAGAGGAGCGTACAGCGGTAGTTTGAGAAAAGCGGTGTGTCCGTTTTACTGCGATGTCAACGGTTATCAG GATGAGTTGCTTTGGGGAGCGGCGTGGTTGCACAAAGCATCAAGAAGGCGCGAGTACAGAGAATACATATTTAGGAACGAGGTGGTGCTTAGAGCTGGGGATACTATCAACGAGTTTGGTTGGGATAACAAGCACGCGGGAATTAACGTCCTCATTTCCAAG GAAGTGTTGATGGGTAGAGCTGAATATTTCTCATCTTTTAGGCAAAATGCTGATGAGtttatttgttcaattttgcCTGGAATTTCTCATCCTCAAGTTCAATATTCTCCTg GTGGGTTGATTTTCAAAGCTGGAGGAAGTAACATGCAGCATGTTACCTCACTGTCTTTCCTATTGCTGACTTATTCCAATTACCTTAGTCATGCCAATAGAAATGTGCCATGTGGAAGCTTTTCTGCATCTCCTTCCATGCTCCGACAACTCGCGAAACGTCAG GTGGACTATATTCTAGGCGATAACCCACTGCGGATGTCATACATGGTTGGATACGGTGCGCGCTACCCGTTAAGGATCCATCACCGAGCCAGTTCGTTACCATCGCTTCGAGCCCACCCCGCTCGGATTGGCTGCAAAGCTGGTTCGCGGTACTTCCTGAGTCCGAACCCTAACCCTAATGTGCTGGTTGGTGCTGTTGTGGGTGGGCCTAATGTGACGGATGCGTTTCCGGATTCGAGGCCGTTTTTTCAAGAGTCGGAGCCCACTACGTATATCAATGCGCCTTTAGTGGGCCTGCTTGCTTACTTTTCGGCCCATCGTTGA
- the LOC101219358 gene encoding 21 kDa protein yields the protein MKPQRPLILSLLFAATLFYLRPVSADEDTPNSPNATANCMEFIRTSCGITLYPDVCYTSLSRYANDIQQDPASLTRIAITISLANSRRMAAYVSNLSHVGDNGADRRAASALHDCFTNFDDAVDEIRGSLKQMRQINDVDAPSFRFQMSNVQTWMSAALTDQETCTDGFEDVADGPMKEDVCAKAEKVKKHTSNALALVNSFVEKKIP from the coding sequence ATGAAACCCCAACGGCCTCTTATCCTCTCTCTCCTCTTCGCAGCCACTCTCTTCTACCTCCGCCCTGTTTCCGCCGATGAAGATACCCCAAACTCCCCCAACGCCACCGCCAATTGTATGGAGTTCATCCGCACTAGCTGCGGCATTACTCTCTATCCCGACGTCTGCTACACTTCGCTTTCTCGTTACGCCAACGACATTCAGCAGGACCCTGCCTCCCTCACTCGCATCGCCATTACCATCAGCCTCGCCAACTCCCGTAGAATGGCCGCTTACGTCTCCAATTTATCTCACGTCGGCGACAACGGTGCCGACCGTAGAGCCGCTTCCGCACTCCATGACTGTTTCACGAACTTCGACGACGCCGTGGACGAGATTCGCGGCTCGCTCAAGCAGATGCGGCAGATCAACGACGTCGATGCACCGTCGTTTAGGTTCCAGATGAGTAACGTGCAGACGTGGATGAGCGCAGCGTTAACGGATCAAGAAACGTGTACGGATGGATTCGAGGATGTGGCGGATGGACCGATGAAGGAGGACGTGTGTGCCAAAGCGGAGAAGGTGAAGAAGCACACCAGTAATGCCTTAGCGCTGGTGAACAGCTTCGTGGAGAAAAAGATTCCGTGA